A genomic window from Pelomicrobium methylotrophicum includes:
- the ispE gene encoding 4-(cytidine 5'-diphospho)-2-C-methyl-D-erythritol kinase, producing the protein MEFPAPGKLNLFLHVVGRRPDGYHLLQTVFRFIDHGDHLRLRVREDGAILRSGEVPGVAPGQDLAVRAARLLQAVSGTRLGAEIEIDKRLPIGGGLGGGSSDAATTLLALNRLWGLHLPRSELMALALKLGADVPVFVFGRSAFGEGVGEQLTEISLPPAWYLVLVPQVAVSTEEIFKSRDLTRNTNPIKMSAFSIEQGRNDLEPVVRRRFPEIDACMRWLDRHAQARLTGSGACVFAAFDREEEARRVLDERPRGMRGFVARGLDRHPLHDFAD; encoded by the coding sequence ATGGAATTTCCAGCCCCTGGCAAACTCAACCTGTTCCTGCACGTCGTCGGGCGCCGGCCTGATGGGTATCACCTGCTGCAGACCGTGTTCCGCTTCATCGATCATGGGGACCACTTGCGGTTGCGCGTGCGCGAAGACGGTGCGATCCTGCGCTCAGGGGAGGTGCCCGGCGTGGCGCCGGGACAGGATCTGGCCGTGCGTGCGGCGCGCCTCCTCCAGGCGGTGAGCGGGACGCGGCTTGGGGCGGAGATCGAGATCGACAAGCGGCTGCCCATCGGCGGCGGGCTGGGGGGCGGGAGCTCGGACGCCGCCACCACGCTGCTCGCTTTGAACCGGCTGTGGGGGCTTCACCTGCCCCGCTCGGAGTTGATGGCGCTCGCGCTGAAACTGGGAGCCGATGTGCCGGTGTTCGTCTTCGGCCGCAGCGCCTTCGGCGAAGGGGTGGGGGAGCAGTTGACGGAAATTTCCCTTCCACCCGCCTGGTACTTGGTTCTGGTGCCGCAGGTGGCTGTCTCCACGGAAGAAATCTTCAAAAGCAGGGATTTGACACGCAACACGAATCCCATCAAAATGAGCGCCTTTTCGATCGAGCAGGGGCGCAACGACCTGGAGCCTGTCGTGCGGCGCCGGTTTCCGGAGATCGATGCGTGCATGCGCTGGCTTGATCGCCACGCGCAGGCACGGCTCACGGGCTCGGGCGCGTGCGTATTCGCCGCGTTTGACCGCGAGGAAGAGGCACGGCGGGTGCTGGATGAGCGGCCCCGGGGCATGCGGGGGTTCGTGGCGCGTGGCCTGGACCGACACCCGCTTCATGACTTCGCCGATTGA